AGAGAGAAAAGAAACACTAATTTTGATGCATTCAGAatcttattgaatattattattacatacaTCGAATTATTAAATAgctcaaaaaaattaattagtgTAATGGTACATACAGATTTCAATAACAGTAGTCACCACCAGCGAATCTATCGGTCAAGTGTTTCAATGACAAAGTCTCTTCCTATCACCTgcgattttttgaaataaattatcagtGACGGTCACctgttattttctataataattgaccgatcgattgagattcaaatcgacggtttttCATTTATCTTTATGTTGTTAtgtatgttccgcatttacggcgaaacgcggcaatagattctcatgaaatgtgTCTGATATGTTCCTGTTTgaattgcgtgtcgacgtatatgaaaggttttttgaaatttcccaTTCTAACAATAGTCAACAACTAATTTTATAAAGATATACCGGGACAACTTGGATCACAGTCTACTATGGAAGTAGAAATTGGCAACTATGCCAtcctatcattttcactgaGTATTTAATCTCACCGTAaatgatagcaaaccaatgttgatGAGATGCTGACGTTTTGTTCGAATTGCATGCCACTTGTGTATTTCAGACATTCGAGTATCTCATAGTACGTTACACTACAGAACTTGGTGAAGTTTCAGGGTTATTGTGATAACTGATGTGGTTGGTTTTCAGATGGCTGAATTTCTGATCGAACGTAACAGCTCGGTGACAAGAAAGAACGAAGACCCCTCCATTACACCTCATAAATGGGATACAATGACCTTGTGCGCCTTCTCTACAACTGTGGAGCTGACATCAACGCTAAAGATAAGATGGTCAGTTGTTCTGAATTTTTCTTTTGGAGAGGTTCATCAACAAATTATCTGGAAAATGTATAGGTTTATACTCTTGTCATAATATCTGGTAGTGGTTGGAGGGTTTCCACTCATTCTCACTATTACAATGTCCTTTAATAGCCTATGAATCAAGATATTGCATTTTTGTATCTAGCTGCGTCTCTCAAATCAATAATTGGAGGGATTTAAAAGCAAAGTAGCTGGAATATGTATTGCTTTATACACTTGCCATTATATTTGGTAGTAGTTGAAGGGATTTCACCCATTCTCGCTTTTACAGTGTCCTTTAATAGCTTATGATTCAAGATATTGCTTTTTTCAAATCAGCTGCTCATCTGAAAttcaatggcccatatgaataaaaccagagcaaatgctcatgagcaagagcatggagcataaggttttgctcatgagcaaaaggtagaagcaaaagcatttgctcatttttatatgaataagctttaccttatactcttaccttattctcctgaactctggagcaaatgctcacgtatttaaaagatttttcatcagctaattCGCTTTTGTaaccttactttgtttttatagctcacggaaaggctaaatatgcaagtagggggcaccgcttgtgtttgcgtcgtctgctctgttttgtatttatgaatagttttaggttagttgagtcacaaagtagaaggaatggTTTCTTCTCTGTGGTTGAAGACTCTCATCTTCTTagatgcctatttcctattttgtgatggctatctttataacagagTACACTCTTTTTTGAAGCtatcttttgtagggataatggtgatatatatcatggttgaatctaaaaagagttttatagttctcaactattggttgtgatcgtatctggtatagtttcctcttcctcatacgaattagttgagccattttactatgagcaaaaggtgataagatgctctagactagactcaccttttttgaagcatttgcttcaaatgttgagcaaatgctctagtttattcatacaattttgagcaatagcttttacttttgagcaaatgctgaaactatttttttgatgagcatgagcaaaaccttttgctcacgtttattcatagaaaatgaagcaaatgctcaactttattcatatggcccaatgtgTTACCTTCATTGGAAGGGTTCAAAAGCAAAGTAGCTGGAATTGTATTGGTTTATACTCTTGCCATTATAGTATAAAgcattgaaatgattagaataaataactttgaaactaTAATATCAAGATCAGTAATTCAAATTCGTTTATCACTTCTTGTAAGTTTGAGGAGGAATAAGCACTCATTTCTAATCATTTAAGGCTCCGCTTTTGGAAACTTATTATTGGTTTCATTTCGAAggtattttgatttgaattctaTCAAGATACTTAGAAAGATCATATTTCTaaggaaaaacaatttttatcattttttcgtTCTGATTTAAAAGCGCATACAGTTCAAATATTGGGGGAGATCCAtcctcaaaattgtatgaatcaatttgCTATCATTCATGTAATAGATCTGCCCCAAGATTTGAACTTTTGGCGCTCAATATatcaaaaagtaaaaatgataaaagttttttctttaaattagtcaaatctacataaattgataGTAAACTATTCGTAATTGAAAATGTACCAGTAAAAAGAATCGAAAAGCGTGGTGCACATCCTTGATTATTGTATACGGTACCACTATTATGATGctacattcattttatttcttgtaAGTTAAATCTGTTATACTCATAATTAACAGTCAAGTATCCTTAGTCAACAAAATATTGGGTTTACTTCGTCTTGAATTGCTCAAGAAGTTTAATTCTTGGTTTACTTCGTCTAGTATTGCTCAAGAaatttaatgataatgataaatcatctatTACTTTGCAAAAAAAGCTCACAATAatttaggccggttacagagctcgaccgaccgtcagtgcgtatgcaccatcctgactatacacatccatacatcagtttttctgactcacaaaatggacgcctttacagattgtttaattgcagcttattatcttcgtaaacgaaagatCAAAAGACGTAGATgtcaagttcacccgatggtcactcaaagagcatttcaaagggaatttagtaccattatatacatcattTTGCTTGGGGATGAAGATACATGTTTtaactacctcagaatg
This sequence is a window from Nilaparvata lugens isolate BPH unplaced genomic scaffold, ASM1435652v1 scaffold5774, whole genome shotgun sequence. Protein-coding genes within it:
- the LOC111064366 gene encoding uncharacterized protein LOC111064366 isoform X3, with translation MPSPCKSGLHILKMAEFLIERNSSVTRKNEDPSITPHKWDTMTLCAFSTTVELTSTLKIR